A single Vigna radiata var. radiata cultivar VC1973A chromosome 8, Vradiata_ver6, whole genome shotgun sequence DNA region contains:
- the LOC106772794 gene encoding guanylate-binding protein 4 isoform X1 produces MNNTIASTLQLHSPSPSFTKRHTFLSLYLCIMDSPFPLLLLFFLCLSPIPSFSIDNFHQAFPIVEPDPGHTKLRLSREGLEAIERITNPIAAVAVIGPYRSGKSFLLNQLLSLSCYEGFGVGHMRDTKTKGIWVWGTPIDLDINGVRTSVFYLDTEGFESVGKSNVYDDRIFALATVLSSVLIYNLPETIREADISRLSFAVELAEEFYGRVKGQDIAFEPAKLLWLIQRDFLQGKSVQEMVNEALRRVPNIDGNKNIDVVNQIRDSLAVMGDNSTAFSLPQPHLQRTKLCDMKDVELDQLYVKRREQLKELVASIISPKIVQGRTLTGREFVSFLEQILEALNKGEIPSTGSLVEVFNKNILEKCLKLYSEKMATLVLPITEESLLGAHNRTKFEVMQVFDQQHFGRHHAKKSVVHLDEEIQQVYKNIVVQNELQSSKLCEGLYTRCEDKMDQLQVLKLPSLAKFNAGFLQCNNSFGHECVGPSKPKYEQRMMKMLGKSRSLFIKDYNQRLFNWLVAFSLVMVVIGRFFIKFILIEIGAWALFIFLETYTRMFWSAEALYYNPVWHFIVATWETVVYSPVLDLDRWAIPIGAVLLLFILYWRCYGKRKHGSHWLLPLYRTNKNGSNRPRTD; encoded by the exons ATGAATAATACCATTGCTTCAACCCTCCAACTTCATTCTCCTTCACCTTCCTTCACGAAGAGACacacctttctctctctctatctctgcATTATGGACTCTCCGTTTCCGCTTCTGCTTCTGTTCTTCCTCTGCCTCTCTCCCATTCCCTCATTCTCCATTGACAATTTCCACCAAGC CTTTCCCATTGTGGAACCTGATCCTGGTCACACGAAACTTCGTCTTTCAAGAGAAGGTTTGGAGGCAATCGAGAGAATAACCAACCCCATTGCTGCAGTGGCG GTGATTGGGCCCTATCGTTCTGGAAAATCTTTTTTGCTTAATCaacttctctctctttcttgttACGAAG GATTTGGTGTTGGGCACATGCGTGACACTAAGACAAAAG GAATATGGGTTTGGGGAACACCTATAGATTTGGACATTAATGGAGTAAGAACTTCTGTCTTTTACCTTGACACCGAAGGATTTGAAAGTGTGGGGAAGTCCAATGTATATGATGATCG GATATTTGCTCTGGCAACTGTCTTGAGTTCTgtacttatatataatttgcCTGAGACG ATACGTGAAGCTGATATCTCTCGACTCTCTTTTGCGGTTGAGCTAGCTGAAGAATTTTATGGGAG AGTGAAG GGTCAAGATATTGCATTTGAACCTGCTAAGCTCTTATGGCTCATCCAACGTGATTTTTTAC AAGGGAAATCGGTGCAAGAAATGGTGAATGAAGCTCTCAGACGAGTCCCCAATATTGATG GGAACAAAAATATTGATGTG GTCAATCAAATCCGAGATTCATTGGCTGTTATGGGTGACAACAGCACTGCCTTTAGCTTACCGCAA CCACATCTTCAGCGGACAAAACTTTGTGATATGAAGGATGTGGAGCTCGATCAATTATATGTCAAGAGAAGGGAGCAATTGAAAGAGCTAGTTGCTAGCATAATCTCTCCAAAGATTGTACAGGGAAGGACTCTTACTGGAAGGGAGTTTGTCTCCTTTTTGGAGCAG ATACTTGAAGCCTTGAACAAAGGAGAAATTCCATCAACAGGCTCTCTCGTTGAGGTTTTCAACAAGAATATTCTTGAGAAATGTCTGAAGTTATACAGTGAAAAGATGGCAACGTTAGTTCTACCTATTACTGAGGAATCTCTGCTAGGGGCCCATAATAGGACTAAATTTGAAGTCATGCAAGTTTTTGATCAGCAGCATTTTGGTCGTCACCATGCAAAGAAATCAGTTGTGCATCTGGATGAAGAAATCCAACAG GTATATAAGAATATTGTTGTGCAAAACGAGCTTCAATCTTCAAAGCTGTGTGAGGGTCTGTACACCAGATGTGAGGACAAAATGGATCAACTTCAAGTTCTCAAACTTCCTTCCTTGGCAAAATTTAATGCAGGTTTCCTGCAATGCAATAATAGTTTTGGGCATGAATGTGTTGGAccttcaaaaccaaaatatgaGCAACGCATGATGAAG aTGTTGGGGAAGTCTCGGTCTCTGTTTATAAAGGATTACAACCAAAGACTCTTCAATTGGTTGGTGGCCTTCTCTCTAGTTATGGTAGTGATTGGccgtttttttataaaattcattttgattGAAATTGGAGCATGGGCACTCTTCATATTTTTGGAGACATACACAAGAATGTTTTGGTCAGCAGAGGCACTTTACTATAACCCAGTTTGGCATTTTATAGTTGCAACTTGGGAAACTGTGGTTTACAGTCCTGTCCTGGATCTTGACAG ATGGGCTATTCCTATCGGTGCAGTGCTGTTATTGTTTATTCTTTATTGGCGGTGTTATGGGAAAAGGAAACATGGTTCCCACTGGCTATTACCTTTATACAGAACCAATAAAAATGGTTCTAATCGACCACGAACAGACTAA
- the LOC106772794 gene encoding guanylate-binding protein 4 isoform X2 — protein sequence MRDTKTKGIWVWGTPIDLDINGVRTSVFYLDTEGFESVGKSNVYDDRIFALATVLSSVLIYNLPETIREADISRLSFAVELAEEFYGRVKGQDIAFEPAKLLWLIQRDFLQGKSVQEMVNEALRRVPNIDGNKNIDVVNQIRDSLAVMGDNSTAFSLPQPHLQRTKLCDMKDVELDQLYVKRREQLKELVASIISPKIVQGRTLTGREFVSFLEQILEALNKGEIPSTGSLVEVFNKNILEKCLKLYSEKMATLVLPITEESLLGAHNRTKFEVMQVFDQQHFGRHHAKKSVVHLDEEIQQVYKNIVVQNELQSSKLCEGLYTRCEDKMDQLQVLKLPSLAKFNAGFLQCNNSFGHECVGPSKPKYEQRMMKMLGKSRSLFIKDYNQRLFNWLVAFSLVMVVIGRFFIKFILIEIGAWALFIFLETYTRMFWSAEALYYNPVWHFIVATWETVVYSPVLDLDRWAIPIGAVLLLFILYWRCYGKRKHGSHWLLPLYRTNKNGSNRPRTD from the exons ATGCGTGACACTAAGACAAAAG GAATATGGGTTTGGGGAACACCTATAGATTTGGACATTAATGGAGTAAGAACTTCTGTCTTTTACCTTGACACCGAAGGATTTGAAAGTGTGGGGAAGTCCAATGTATATGATGATCG GATATTTGCTCTGGCAACTGTCTTGAGTTCTgtacttatatataatttgcCTGAGACG ATACGTGAAGCTGATATCTCTCGACTCTCTTTTGCGGTTGAGCTAGCTGAAGAATTTTATGGGAG AGTGAAG GGTCAAGATATTGCATTTGAACCTGCTAAGCTCTTATGGCTCATCCAACGTGATTTTTTAC AAGGGAAATCGGTGCAAGAAATGGTGAATGAAGCTCTCAGACGAGTCCCCAATATTGATG GGAACAAAAATATTGATGTG GTCAATCAAATCCGAGATTCATTGGCTGTTATGGGTGACAACAGCACTGCCTTTAGCTTACCGCAA CCACATCTTCAGCGGACAAAACTTTGTGATATGAAGGATGTGGAGCTCGATCAATTATATGTCAAGAGAAGGGAGCAATTGAAAGAGCTAGTTGCTAGCATAATCTCTCCAAAGATTGTACAGGGAAGGACTCTTACTGGAAGGGAGTTTGTCTCCTTTTTGGAGCAG ATACTTGAAGCCTTGAACAAAGGAGAAATTCCATCAACAGGCTCTCTCGTTGAGGTTTTCAACAAGAATATTCTTGAGAAATGTCTGAAGTTATACAGTGAAAAGATGGCAACGTTAGTTCTACCTATTACTGAGGAATCTCTGCTAGGGGCCCATAATAGGACTAAATTTGAAGTCATGCAAGTTTTTGATCAGCAGCATTTTGGTCGTCACCATGCAAAGAAATCAGTTGTGCATCTGGATGAAGAAATCCAACAG GTATATAAGAATATTGTTGTGCAAAACGAGCTTCAATCTTCAAAGCTGTGTGAGGGTCTGTACACCAGATGTGAGGACAAAATGGATCAACTTCAAGTTCTCAAACTTCCTTCCTTGGCAAAATTTAATGCAGGTTTCCTGCAATGCAATAATAGTTTTGGGCATGAATGTGTTGGAccttcaaaaccaaaatatgaGCAACGCATGATGAAG aTGTTGGGGAAGTCTCGGTCTCTGTTTATAAAGGATTACAACCAAAGACTCTTCAATTGGTTGGTGGCCTTCTCTCTAGTTATGGTAGTGATTGGccgtttttttataaaattcattttgattGAAATTGGAGCATGGGCACTCTTCATATTTTTGGAGACATACACAAGAATGTTTTGGTCAGCAGAGGCACTTTACTATAACCCAGTTTGGCATTTTATAGTTGCAACTTGGGAAACTGTGGTTTACAGTCCTGTCCTGGATCTTGACAG ATGGGCTATTCCTATCGGTGCAGTGCTGTTATTGTTTATTCTTTATTGGCGGTGTTATGGGAAAAGGAAACATGGTTCCCACTGGCTATTACCTTTATACAGAACCAATAAAAATGGTTCTAATCGACCACGAACAGACTAA
- the LOC111242282 gene encoding receptor protein kinase TMK1-like — protein sequence MCEKHLKPDLLLGLSGTAWRLKHRFPQIHSGLRFPNFQVLRNVTKNFAPENELGRGGFGVVYKGELDDGTKIAVKRMEVGVISSKALDEFQAEIAVLSKVWHRHLVCLLGYSIEGNERILVYEYMPQGALSKHLFHWKSLELEPLSWKRRLNICYLQIYLLSSNFILILISMFKYISVTGKITTKADVFSFGVVLMELLTGLMALDEDRPEESQYLAAWFWHIKSDKKKLMATIELQRPFPHSNFTSITTPTEKSHHASTPWNLSTLAIGHSSIFPNFIVRDFKLKFASTIAWIVFVFSNNESLPLATSLRNLQVQFEIPNSQFHMFHYMAISDTRQRKMSTVEDRRTGKALAYPEVVYLTHATDPQIRGEVDDKYQYSIENKDNSVHGWIAEDDSTPVGFWVITPTNVFHNAEPVKQELTSHVGSTSLSMFTDTHYAGKETIIIFYEGETYKKVNSKMDV from the exons ATGTGTGAGAAACATCTGAAACCAGATCTTCTCCTCGGTCTCTCTGGTACTG CATGGAGGCTGAAGCATCGATTCCCTCAAATTCACTCCGGGCTCAGATTTCCAAATTTCCAAGTTCTCAGGAACGTGACCAAGAATTTTGCGCCCGAGAACGAGCTTGGCCGTGGTGGATTTGGAGTTGTTTATAAGGGAGAGTTGGATGATGGAACAAAAATTGCAGTGAAACGAATGGAAGTTGGTGTGATTAGTAGCAAGGCATTGGATGAATTCCAGGCTGAGATTGCGGTTCTATCAAAAGTCTGGCACCGACATCTGGTATGTCTTTTGGGTTATTCTATAGAAGGTAATGAAAGGATTCTGGTGTATGAATATATGCCACAAGGGGCTCTAAGTAAGCATCTTTTCCATTGGAAAAGCCTTGAACTGGAGCCACTCTCTTGGAAGAGGAGGCTCAATATTTGttatcttcaaatttatttgttatcttcaaattttatactaatcctgatttcaatgttcaaatatattTCAGTGACAGGAAAAATCACTACAAAAGCGGATGTTTTCAGTTTTGGGGTCGTGCTAATGGAGCTATTGACTGGACTAATGGCACTTGACGAGGACAGACCTGAGGAAAGCCAATACTTAGCAGCATGGTTCTGGCATATCAAATCAGATAAGAAGAAGCTAATGGCTACTATCGAACTGCAACGCCCTTTCCCCCACTCGAATTTTACTTCCATCACCACACCCACTGAGAAGAGCCACCATGCCTCAACTCCCTGGAACCTATCCACATTAGCCATTGGACATTCTTCCATTTTCCCCAATTTCATTGTTAGGGATTTCAAATTGAAGTTTGCGTCAACAATAGCCTGGATTGTCTTCGTGTTCTCCAACAATGAATCGCTTCCTCTCGCAACGAGTTTAAGAAATCTCCAAGTTCAATTTGAAATCCCTAACTCCCAATTTCATAT GTTCCACTATATGGCCATATCTGATACAAGGCAAAGGAAGATGTCGACTGTAGAAGACAGAAGAACGGGCAAGGCGCTGGCGTATCCTGAAGTTGTTTACTTAACCCATGCAACTGACCCACAAATTCGAGGAGAG GTTGATGATAAATATCAATACTCGATAGAGAACAAAGATAACTCTGTTCATGGGTGGATTGCAGAGGATGATTCAACACCAGTGGGTTTCTGGGTGATAACTCCTACTAATGTGTTCCACAATGCTGAGCCCGTTAAACAAGAACTCACTTCTCATGTTGGCTCAACTTCTCTTTCC ATGTTTACCGACACTCATTATGCTGGCAAGGAGacaatcattatattttatgaaggGGAGACTTATAAAAAg GTGAACTCCAAGATGGACGTATAG
- the LOC111242388 gene encoding uncharacterized protein LOC111242388, with protein MDSRILGLCVSSKAQSHGEKGRHYARHGKGVLQRWRFCKGSIFDIFTMREALFDGDVVEEKSAIAFAVWWPLLSGGRGDSMRVMMVLREGDARRICDEDDEGARLWRRRCASALGSFDDGVMIQCCEEDARAWCGWLDGGGEAMEVGRVRRRTGGSREGLRHYMFTLGSEIDCDISNQNASSRE; from the exons ATGGACAGCCGAATCTTAGGACTATGCGTCTCGAGCAAGGCACAATCTCACGGCGAGAAGGGGCGGCATTATGCGAGGCATGGCAAGGGCGTCCTGCAGCGTTGGCGTTTCTGCAAGGGTTCCATATTCGACATCTTCACGATGCGAGAAGCCCTGTTTGATGGCGACGTCGTGGAGGAGAAGAGCGCGATTGCGTTTGCGGTGTGGTGGCCTCTGTTATCAG GTGGTCGTGGTGATTCTATGAGGGTGATGATGGTGCTGCGTGAAGGAGATGCGCGTCGAATttgtgatgaagatgatgagggTGCGCGATTATGGCGGCGGCGCTGTGCTTCTGCTCTTGGATCATTTGATGATGGCGTGATGATTCAATGCTGCGAAGAAGATGCACGAGCTTGGTGTGGCTGGCTCGACGGTGGCGGCGAGGCAATGGAGGTGGGGAGAGTTCGACGGAGAACAGGGGGATCACGTGAAGGACTTCGTCATTACATGTTCACTTTGGGATCAGAAATTGATTGTGATATAAGCAACCAAAATGCGAGTAGCAGAGAATGA